The Sesamum indicum cultivar Zhongzhi No. 13 linkage group LG6, S_indicum_v1.0, whole genome shotgun sequence genome has a segment encoding these proteins:
- the LOC105164572 gene encoding putative clathrin assembly protein At2g25430 — protein sequence MAPSTIRKAIGAVKDQTSIGIAKVASNMAPELEVAIVKATSHDDDPASEKYIREILHLTSYSRGYVSACVVAVSKRLGKTRDWIVALKCLMLIHRLLNDGDPVFQQEIMRATRRGTRLLNLSDFRDEAHSNSWDHSAFVRTYALYLDQRLELMVYERKQSGNGGEIERFGGSRDDRYNYRSPPGSNRGYDYDYNEHRGEPGYGMRRSRSSGDVTDSTMERKDVTPLREMNPERIFGKMGHLQRLLDRFLSCRPTGLAKNERMILVALYAIIKESFKLYADVCEVLAVLLDKFFDMEYQDCVKAFDAYASAAKQIDELVSFYNWCKDIGVARSSEYPEVQRITSKLLETLEEFVRDRAKAMKSPERKEETKPAPQEEEPVPDMNEIKALPPPEDYNPPPPPEPEPPKLAIQETGDLLDLRDEGVTADDQGNKLALALFAGTVANNGNGLWEAFPSNGEPEVTSAWQNPAAEMGKADWELALVESASHLSKQKATMGGGLDPLLLNGMYDQGMVRQHVSTAQLSGGSASSVALPGPGASKTPVLALPAPDGTVQTVGQDPFAASLSIPPPPYVQMADMEKKQQLLVQEQIVWQQYARDGMQGQASLAKISTGGYYAPGVQPVMPYGMPPVNGVGIPPAGYYHAPY from the coding sequence ATGGCCCCGAGCACAATACGCAAGGCGATTGGGGCGGTGAAGGATCAGACCAGCATCGGGATCGCGAAAGTTGCGAGCAATATGGCGCCCGAGCTGGAAGTTGCAATAGTCAAAGCTACCAGCCACGACGACGACCCCGCCTCTGAGAAGTATATTAGGGAGATTCTTCATTTGACCTCTTATTCTCGTGGATATGTTAGCGCGTGTGTTGTTGCGGTGTCCAAACGATTGGGAAAAACCCGTGATTGGATAGTCGCCCTCAAGTGTTTGATGCTCATTCACCGCTTGCTCAACGATGGCGATCCTGTTTTCCAGCAGGAGATTATGCGTGCTACTAGGAGGGGGACCAGGCTGTTGAATTTATCTGATTTTCGTGATGAAGCACATTCAAATTCATGGGATCACTCGGCTTTTGTGAGGACTTATGCCTTGTACTTGGATCAGAGGCTTGAGTTGATGGTTTATGAGCGGAAGCAGAGCGGAAATGGAGGTGAAATTGAGAGGTTTGGGGGTAGTAGAGAtgatagatataattatcgaTCACCTCCAGGATCAAACCGGGGCTATGATTATGATTACAATGAGCATCGTGGTGAGCCTGGTTATGGAATGCGGAGATCAAGGTCATCCGGTGATGTGACAGACTCGACAATGGAGAGGAAAGATGTTACACCGCTCAGGGAAATGAATCCCGAGAGGATTTTTGGGAAGATGGGTCATCTGCAGAGGCTGTTGGATCGGTTTTTGTCTTGTCGGCCAACGGGCTTGGCAAAGAATGAGAGGATGATTCTAGTTGCGCTGTATGCAATCATTAAGGAGAGTTTCAAGTTGTATGCTGATGTTTGTGAGGTCTTGGCCGTGCTTCTGGATAAGTTCTTCGATATGGAGTATCAAGATTGTGTGAAGGCTTTTGATGCATATGCTAGCGCAGCGAAGCAAATCGATGAGCTGGTAAGCTTCTATAATTGGTGCAAGGATATTGGTGTGGCTAGGTCTTCGGAGTATCCAGAAGTGCAGAGGATCACCAGCAAATTACTGGAGACTTTGGAGGAGTTTGTGAGGGATAGGGCAAAGGCAATGAAGAGTCCTGAAAGGAAGGAAGAGACCAAGCCAGCCCCCCAGGAGGAGGAGCCAGTGCCAGATATGAATGAAATTAAGGCATTGCCACCTCCTGAGGACTATAATCCCCCCCCACCACCTGAGCCTGAACCTCCGAAGCTTGCCATTCAGGAGACTGGGGATTTGTTGGATTTGAGAGATGAAGGAGTGACTGCTGATGACCAAGGTAATAAGTTGGCTCTGGCGTTGTTTGCTGGAACGGTCGCAAACAACGGGAATGGCTTGTGGGAAGCTTTCCCTTCGAATGGAGAACCAGAGGTGACTTCTGCTTGGCAGAATCCGGCTGCAGAGATGGGCAAGGCTGATTGGGAATTGGCTCTGGTTGAGTCTGCCAGTCATTTGTCCAAGCAAAAAGCTACTATGGGTGGTGGACTTGATCCTTTATTGTTGAATGGCATGTATGATCAGGGGATGGTTAGGCAGCATGTCAGCACTGCCCAGTTAAGTGGTGGTAGTGCCAGCAGTGTGGCATTGCCGGGTCCTGGAGCCAGTAAAACTCCTGTGTTGGCACTACCTGCACCCGATGGAACAGTCCAGACAGTTGGGCAAGATCCATTTGCCGCGTCTTTAAGCATTCCCCCTCCTCCATACGTGCAGATGGCTGATATGGAGAAGAAGCAGCAATTGCTGGTGCAGGAGCAGATTGTATGGCAACAGTATGCGAGAGACGGCATGCAAGGCCAAGCTAGTTTGGCCAAGATTAGCACAGGTGGATACTATGCTCCAGGTGTACAGCCTGTGATGCCTTATGGAATGCCACCAGTTAATGGAGTTGGAATACCGCCCGCTGGGTATTACCATGCTCCTTACTGA
- the LOC105164574 gene encoding LOW QUALITY PROTEIN: uncharacterized protein LOC105164574 (The sequence of the model RefSeq protein was modified relative to this genomic sequence to represent the inferred CDS: inserted 2 bases in 1 codon) has translation MLPPTPLSLFCAILLCLPLALIFTFTDSTSSATTSPLPITSATINLTETNPHPSLFLPPTTPLLKPQIKNQTTANATLPPLTQLPLDEEDDVSLFRLASRVDPTPKPVKKLAFMFLTTSPLPFAPLWELFFARAPKNLYNIYVHAHPSVNYTMFGGVFNGRXNPPRRHTPTLIAAARRLLAHALLHDQSNSMFALLSPSCIPLHPFNYTYRTLIKSRRSFIEILKDEPGAYDRWAARGEEAMLPEVKYEDFRIGSQFWVLKRKHARIVVGERRVWSKMKLPCLRDYTCYPEEHYFATVLSMVDPRGCIPCTLTHVDWNGGHGGHPRMYVGSEVGGELIQRLRKSRPRYGDEISSSGKRRHEDPFMFARKFSAGSVHRLMSIANEVILKE, from the exons ATGCTTCCACCCACTCCACTCTCCCTTTTCTGTGCTATTCTCCTTTGCTTACCCCTTGCCCTCATCTTCACTTTTACAGATTCCACCTCCTCCGCCACCACTTCTCCTCTCCCCATCACCTCCGCCACCATTAATCTAACTGAAACAAATCCACACCCCTCCTTATTCTTACCTCCAACTACACCTCTACTAAAACCCCAAATCAAGAACCAAACCACCGCTAACGCAACCCTCCCCCCGCTCACTCAACTACCTCTGGATGAAGAAGATGACGTGTCACTGTTCAGACTTGCTTCCCGGGTCGACCCCACCCCCAAACCCGTCAAGAAACTCGCCTTCATGTTCTTGACCACTTCCCCACTCCCATTTGCACCTCTTTGGGAGCTCTTCTTCGCACGCGcccccaagaatttgtataaCATTTACGTGCATGCCCACCCCAGCGTCAACTACACCATGTTTGGCGGCGTGTTCAACGGCCG CAACCCCCCCCGCCGCCACACCCCTACTCTAATTGCGGCGGCGCGTAGGTTGCTAGCGCACGCGCTACTCCACGACCAGTCTAACTCGATGTTTGCGCTGCTCTCCCCATCTTGCATCCCCTTACATCCCTTTAACTACACGTATAGGACTTTAATAAAGTCAAGGAGAAGTTTCATCGAGATACTAAAAGATGAGCCGGGAGCGTACGACAGATGGGCGGCGCGTGGGGAAGAAGCGATGCTCCCGGAGGTGAAGTATGAGGATTTCCGGATCGGGTCCCAGTTTTGGGTGCTAAAGCGTAAGCATGCAAGGATTGTGGTGGGTGAGAGAAGGGTATGGTCAAAGATGAAGCTGCCGTGCCTGCGTGATTACACGTGTTACCCGGAGGAGCATTATTTCGCTACGGTGCTGAGCATGGTGGACCCGCGGGGGTGCATACCGTGCACCCTGACCCACGTGGATTGGAACGGGGGGCACGGGGGCCACCCGCGAATGTACGTGGGCAGTGAAGTGGGTGGGGAGCTGATCCAGAGGCTAAGAAAGAGCAGGCCCAGATATGGTGATGAAATATCATCAAGTGGGAAGAGAAGACATGAAGACCCGTTTATGTTTGCGAGAAAGTTCTCTGCAGGGTCAGTGCACCGATTGATGAGTATAGCGAATGAGGTGATATTGAAAGAATGa
- the LOC105164576 gene encoding uncharacterized protein LOC105164576 isoform X2 yields MPRPGPRPYECVRRAWHSDRHHPVRGSLIQEIFRIVNEVHCSATRKNREWQEKLPIVVLRAEEIMYSKANSEAEYSDLKTLWDRVNDAINTIIRRDESSETGELLQPCIEGLDKLSTARKSTNTRSDTNSALSCFNYG; encoded by the exons ATGCCAAGGCCAGGCCCAAGACCTTATGAGTGTGTTAGAAGAGCTTGGCACAGCGATAGACACCACCCCGTTAGGGGTTCTCTTATTCAAGAAattttcag GATTGTCAACGAGGTTCATTGTTCTGCTACTAGAAAGAACAGAGAATGGCAGGAGAAGCTCCCCATTGTTGTCTTAAGAGCTGAAGAAATTATGTATTCTAAAGCCAACTCTGAG GCTGAGTATTCGGACCTTAAAACTCTTTGGGACAGAGTAAATGATGCGATTAACACGATAATTCGAAGAGATGAGAGTAGTGAAACTGGGGAACTTCTACAACCTTGTATTGAAG GATTGGATAAACTTTCCACTGCAAGAAAATCAACCAATACCCGGAGTGATACTAACAGTGCACTTTCTTGTTTCAACTATGGTTAG
- the LOC105164576 gene encoding uncharacterized protein LOC105164576 isoform X1: protein MPRPGPRPYECVRRAWHSDRHHPVRGSLIQEIFRIVNEVHCSATRKNREWQEKLPIVVLRAEEIMYSKANSEAEYSDLKTLWDRVNDAINTIIRRDESSETGELLQPCIEAALHLGCTPRRSSRSQRNDSPRCYLRPETLDSTSLPDSNSNAQLYGDNTTSGLLMLHYPQYSRPGTMNPLNSCLKAENLCIQSRNSDYMKKPPILPKNFAPSDNHHVSVQTYSSSNAWFAYPLYYDNRIGPDDPKFCSLKPSNSYSHFIDSKKLGHQQSHSSFKLDASDLNSPSNHEHTSNRGQAIECDLTLRLGSVVVPCASIDNSWPLQVENGKSSTLEGRKFRNCLNT from the exons ATGCCAAGGCCAGGCCCAAGACCTTATGAGTGTGTTAGAAGAGCTTGGCACAGCGATAGACACCACCCCGTTAGGGGTTCTCTTATTCAAGAAattttcag GATTGTCAACGAGGTTCATTGTTCTGCTACTAGAAAGAACAGAGAATGGCAGGAGAAGCTCCCCATTGTTGTCTTAAGAGCTGAAGAAATTATGTATTCTAAAGCCAACTCTGAG GCTGAGTATTCGGACCTTAAAACTCTTTGGGACAGAGTAAATGATGCGATTAACACGATAATTCGAAGAGATGAGAGTAGTGAAACTGGGGAACTTCTACAACCTTGTATTGAAG CTGCACTGCATTTGGGATGCACTCCCAGAAGATCATCAAGAAGCCAGCGCAATGACTCTCCGAGATGTTACCTTAGGCCTGAAACTTTAGACTCAACCTCTTTGCCAGACAGCAATTCTAATGCTCAACTTTATGGAGACAATACAACCAGTGGTCTTCTCATGCTCCATTACCCACAATATTCAAGACCCGGTACCATGAATCCCTTGAATTCTTGCCTAAAGGCTGAAAATCTTTGTATTCAGAGCAGAAATTCTGATTATATGAAGAAGCCTCCTATCTTACCTAAGAATTTTGCTCCAAGTGATAACCATCACGTATCGGTACAAACTTATTCCTCATCAAATGCATGGTTTGCCTATCCGTTGTACTATGACAATCGAATTGGACCTGATGACCCAAAGTTTTGTTCATTAAAACCTTCAAACTCATATTCTCACTTCATAGACAGCAAGAAACTTGGTCACCAGCAAAGTCATTCCTCCTTTAAGCTCGATGCTTCGGACCTTAATTCTCCATCCAATCATGAACATACTTCAAACAGAGGACAGGCAATTGAGTGTGATTTAACATTGCGCCTGGGCTCTGTAGTAGTTCCATGTGCTAGTATTGACAATAGTTGGCCCCTACAAGTAGAAAATGGGAAATCAAGCACTCTAGAGGGCAGAAAATTCAGGAACTGTCTCAACACATGA
- the LOC105164575 gene encoding uncharacterized protein LOC105164575 isoform X2, whose translation MTVKIRKWSPWPPASTPRKFQVAVKPIKLEGLLEEGGPDTTHKSVAIKIKWKGEPKFLPLMPPFQSRPKKDASSERILNKTVEWEEDKWFENTCCFSLVSNHHDPKFGVWQVTFDVVYVLFNFVEIREHQDSAAMARTKSIQVKGSTGGENVKARRRSLSQEEVCLDESDESGSFAPTSLSNKSRTPSVSGTVLDTDKKEGWFSWKSRRFSFKRAKTKDEKTESCSIENKIDADPQCSTSSSVDPFNDSAKQKDDPTKPCLGSEHQDNTAGTWEEKELTSRDGQAKLKASVFFASFDQRSDKAAGGSACTALVAVISHWLHSNSDSMPNRLEFDNLIMQGSSEWRKLCENVAYVNDFPNKHFDLETILRADICPISISNNKSFVGFFGAEAFESLKGAMSFDDIWKEISSNIAADDSAPRIYIVSWNDHFFVLKAEANAYYIIDTLGERLFEGCNQAYILRFDENAIMRKGAEKENADQSKTEASETENSEEDKEQEEILCSGKECCREFIKRFLAAIPLKELEEDEKKKAGSYFSLHHRLQIEFNYSCSSSLPPSSTSSPLSSVTTTSSSSFSE comes from the exons ATGACGGTGAAGATTAGGAAATGGTCGCCATGGCCGCCGGCCTCAACGCCGCGCAAGTTTCAGGTGGCTGTGAAGCCAATCAAGCTTGAGGGATTGCTCGAAGAGGGCGGCCCTGATACCACCCACAAATCCGTCGCCATCAAAATAAAGTGGAAAGGCGAGCCCAAGTTTTTGCCTTTGATGCCTCCATTTCAATCGAGGCCCAAAAAAGATGCTTCCAGTGAGAGAATTCTGAACAAAACCGTTGAGTGGGAGGAGGATAAGTGGTTCGAGAATACATGTTGTTTTTCGCTTGTTTCTAATCATCATGATCCCAAGTTTGGAGTATGGCAAGTCACCTTCGACGTTGTATAT GTGCTATTTAACTTCGTTGAAATCAGGGAACATCAAGACTCGGCAGCAATGGCCCGAACGAAATCTATCCAAGTAAAAGGTTCAACTGGTGGAGAAAATGTGAAGGCAAGACGAAGATCATTGAGCCAAGAGGAAGTGTGTCTGGATGAATCGGATGAGTCTGGCTCATTCGCACCAACAAGTTTGTCAAACAAGTCAAGAACGCCTTCTGTTTCAGGAACTGTGCTGGACACAGACAAGAAAGAGGGATGGTTTTCTTGGAAGAGTAGGCGCTTTAGTTTTAAACGAGCTAAGACTAAAGATGAGAAAACAGAGAGTTGTAGCATTGAGAATAAGATTGATGCTGATCCTCAATGCTCTACGTCATCTTCAGTTGATCCGTTCAATGACAGCGCAAAACAG AAAGATGATCCCACGAAACCTTGTTTAGGATCAGAGCACCAAGACAACACCGCAGGCACCTGGGAAGAAAAGGAGCTAACTAGTCGAGATGGACAAGCAAAGCTCAAAGCTTCGGTTTTCTTTGCTTCTTTCGACCAACGCAGCGACAAGGCTGCTGGGGGAAGTGCTTGCACGGCATTAGTTGCCGTGATATCCCACTGGCTTCACTCAAACAGTGACTCAATGCCTAACCGGTTGGAGTTCGATAACCTCATAATGCAGGGTTCCTCAGAATGGAGGAAGCTTTGTGAAAATGTTGCCTATGTTAATGATTTCCCCAACAAGCATTTTGATCTTGAGACTATCCTGAGAGCTGACATTTGCCCCATTTCGATTTCTAACAATAAGTCGTTCGTAGGATTCTTTGGTGCTGAAGCATTCGAGTCCCTGAAGGGAGCCATGTCTTTTGATGACATATGGAAGGAAATTAGCAGCAATATTGCTGCTGATGACTCTGCACCAAGAATATACATTGTAAGTTGGAATGACCATTTCTTCGTGTTGAAAGCTGAGGCGAATGCTTATTACATCATCGACACATTGGGCGAGAGGCTCTTTGAGGGTTGCAATCAAGCATACATATTAAGGTTTGATGAAAACGCTATAATGAGAAAAGgggcagaaaaagaaaacgcCGATCAGTCGAAAACTGAAGCATCAGAGACTGAAAATAGTGAGGAGGACAAGGAACAGGAAGAGATATTATGCAGTGGCAAAGAATGTTGCAGAGAATTCATCAAAAGATTTCTTGCTGCCATACCATTGAAGGAACTGGAGGAGGATGAGAAAAAGAAGGCTGGTTCTTACTTCTCCCTCCATCACCGGCTACAGATAGAGTTCAACTACAGCTGCTCATCTTCTCTTCCTCCATCCTCAACATCGTCTCCCCTTTCTTCTGTAACTACCACCTCATCTTCAAGTTTTTCCGAATGA
- the LOC105164575 gene encoding uncharacterized protein LOC105164575 isoform X1, with the protein MTVKIRKWSPWPPASTPRKFQVAVKPIKLEGLLEEGGPDTTHKSVAIKIKWKGEPKFLPLMPPFQSRPKKDASSERILNKTVEWEEDKWFENTCCFSLVSNHHDPKFGVWQVTFDVVYRETIGSKAKMGVIGRVSMNISEIAWNMGSNSTVERKLPLSLQIDGLSREATLTVLFNFVEIREHQDSAAMARTKSIQVKGSTGGENVKARRRSLSQEEVCLDESDESGSFAPTSLSNKSRTPSVSGTVLDTDKKEGWFSWKSRRFSFKRAKTKDEKTESCSIENKIDADPQCSTSSSVDPFNDSAKQKDDPTKPCLGSEHQDNTAGTWEEKELTSRDGQAKLKASVFFASFDQRSDKAAGGSACTALVAVISHWLHSNSDSMPNRLEFDNLIMQGSSEWRKLCENVAYVNDFPNKHFDLETILRADICPISISNNKSFVGFFGAEAFESLKGAMSFDDIWKEISSNIAADDSAPRIYIVSWNDHFFVLKAEANAYYIIDTLGERLFEGCNQAYILRFDENAIMRKGAEKENADQSKTEASETENSEEDKEQEEILCSGKECCREFIKRFLAAIPLKELEEDEKKKAGSYFSLHHRLQIEFNYSCSSSLPPSSTSSPLSSVTTTSSSSFSE; encoded by the exons ATGACGGTGAAGATTAGGAAATGGTCGCCATGGCCGCCGGCCTCAACGCCGCGCAAGTTTCAGGTGGCTGTGAAGCCAATCAAGCTTGAGGGATTGCTCGAAGAGGGCGGCCCTGATACCACCCACAAATCCGTCGCCATCAAAATAAAGTGGAAAGGCGAGCCCAAGTTTTTGCCTTTGATGCCTCCATTTCAATCGAGGCCCAAAAAAGATGCTTCCAGTGAGAGAATTCTGAACAAAACCGTTGAGTGGGAGGAGGATAAGTGGTTCGAGAATACATGTTGTTTTTCGCTTGTTTCTAATCATCATGATCCCAAGTTTGGAGTATGGCAAGTCACCTTCGACGTTGTATAT AGGGAGACTATAGGTTCAAAGGCTAAAATGGGGGTGATCGGTAGAGTTTCGATGAACATATCAGAAATTGCTTGGAACATGGGCAGTAACTCTACAGTTGAGCGGAAGCTTCCTTTGAGTTTGCAGATTGATGGACTTTCCAGAGAAGCTACCCTCACG GTGCTATTTAACTTCGTTGAAATCAGGGAACATCAAGACTCGGCAGCAATGGCCCGAACGAAATCTATCCAAGTAAAAGGTTCAACTGGTGGAGAAAATGTGAAGGCAAGACGAAGATCATTGAGCCAAGAGGAAGTGTGTCTGGATGAATCGGATGAGTCTGGCTCATTCGCACCAACAAGTTTGTCAAACAAGTCAAGAACGCCTTCTGTTTCAGGAACTGTGCTGGACACAGACAAGAAAGAGGGATGGTTTTCTTGGAAGAGTAGGCGCTTTAGTTTTAAACGAGCTAAGACTAAAGATGAGAAAACAGAGAGTTGTAGCATTGAGAATAAGATTGATGCTGATCCTCAATGCTCTACGTCATCTTCAGTTGATCCGTTCAATGACAGCGCAAAACAG AAAGATGATCCCACGAAACCTTGTTTAGGATCAGAGCACCAAGACAACACCGCAGGCACCTGGGAAGAAAAGGAGCTAACTAGTCGAGATGGACAAGCAAAGCTCAAAGCTTCGGTTTTCTTTGCTTCTTTCGACCAACGCAGCGACAAGGCTGCTGGGGGAAGTGCTTGCACGGCATTAGTTGCCGTGATATCCCACTGGCTTCACTCAAACAGTGACTCAATGCCTAACCGGTTGGAGTTCGATAACCTCATAATGCAGGGTTCCTCAGAATGGAGGAAGCTTTGTGAAAATGTTGCCTATGTTAATGATTTCCCCAACAAGCATTTTGATCTTGAGACTATCCTGAGAGCTGACATTTGCCCCATTTCGATTTCTAACAATAAGTCGTTCGTAGGATTCTTTGGTGCTGAAGCATTCGAGTCCCTGAAGGGAGCCATGTCTTTTGATGACATATGGAAGGAAATTAGCAGCAATATTGCTGCTGATGACTCTGCACCAAGAATATACATTGTAAGTTGGAATGACCATTTCTTCGTGTTGAAAGCTGAGGCGAATGCTTATTACATCATCGACACATTGGGCGAGAGGCTCTTTGAGGGTTGCAATCAAGCATACATATTAAGGTTTGATGAAAACGCTATAATGAGAAAAGgggcagaaaaagaaaacgcCGATCAGTCGAAAACTGAAGCATCAGAGACTGAAAATAGTGAGGAGGACAAGGAACAGGAAGAGATATTATGCAGTGGCAAAGAATGTTGCAGAGAATTCATCAAAAGATTTCTTGCTGCCATACCATTGAAGGAACTGGAGGAGGATGAGAAAAAGAAGGCTGGTTCTTACTTCTCCCTCCATCACCGGCTACAGATAGAGTTCAACTACAGCTGCTCATCTTCTCTTCCTCCATCCTCAACATCGTCTCCCCTTTCTTCTGTAACTACCACCTCATCTTCAAGTTTTTCCGAATGA